A window of the Gossypium hirsutum isolate 1008001.06 chromosome A05, Gossypium_hirsutum_v2.1, whole genome shotgun sequence genome harbors these coding sequences:
- the LOC107937931 gene encoding histidine kinase 5 produces the protein MVCKMETDPIEDMDVEVLSSMWPEDIEHEAGKQFNVENPRGDQDMLEEVTIVGEPTIVDFQHLIELTNYTDKGSSQLAYLVKHWEYKQANAVRLLREELDNLSRQREESELQKLEILEEHRFEERYGGDKRPISILDGIYDIWQEVPRRKNNIMVPSKRVEIDAEYDTVIYWKQRATHLEKMLEASMQREQLLMEKLQESIKNLEKQSSPVEELSQVLKRADNFLHFVLQTAPVVFGHQDKELRYRFIYNHFPSLQEEDILGKTDVEIFTGSGVKESQDFKKEVMDKGLPAKREITFETELFGSKTFLIYVEPVFSKAGETIGINYMGMDITDQVRKRERMIKIREEIAVQKAKETELNRTIHITEETMRAKQMLATMSHEIRSPLSGVVSMAEILATTKLDREQRQLLDVMISSGDLVLQLINDILDLSKVESGVMKLEATKFRPREVVKHVLQTAAASLRKILTLEGNVADDVPIEVIGDVLRIRQILTNLISNAIKFTHEGKVGVKLYVVPEPPFAKEGSQNGSAGSTANQSTTNVPKEETCTSTSQTSSDQRGFRGKKHEDSCQDRSQSERGTPVTNGTIDVTEEQAELPETTVWIRCDVYDTGIGIPENALPTLFKKYMQVSADHARKYGGTGLGLAICKQLVELMGGRLTVSSQVHCGSTFTFILPYKVSLSCDHSDDPDDDLSDMDDHGATDDDATAGFFQFQPRTLGSLFSSNGSSRTQNLLPHNIGYVNSHKINGFSENCYSFPMSNGQTKEMDLVEDACSVAEALEISPEPESSFSHSPDHDNESAICRDEHHHNVVNAENRVSTRDVSSCSETSREVDVKVKITEPQLPAERQERSDSGFQSTLNSSREASNSISKPKILLVEDNKINVMVTRSMMKQLGHTIDVVNNGVEAVRAIQYHSYDLVLMDVCMPVMDGLQTTRLIRSFEETGNWDEAAKAGIEKPSPSSDSLQPDCTPPKRIPIIAMTANALSESADECSANGMDSFISKPVTFQKLKECLEQYLP, from the exons ATGGTTTGTAAGATGGAGACCGATCCAATTGAAGACATGGACGTCGAAGTCCTTTCTTCAATGTGGCCTGAAGATATTGAACATGAAGCTGGGAAGCAGTTTAATGTAGAAAACCCAAGAGGTGACCAAGATATGTTGGAAGAGGTAACAATTGTGGGGGAGCCAACCATAGTTGATTTCCAACATCTTATAGAGCTAACTAATTATACAGACAAGGGCTCGTCTCAGTTAGCATACCTTGTAAAACACTGGGAATATAAGCAAGCGAATGCTGTTCGTCTTCTTAGAGAAGAACTTGACAATTTAAGCAGACAAAGAGAGGAATCTGAGCTCCAGAAATTAGAGATATTGGAGGAACATCGTTTCGAGGAAAGGTATGGAGGAGATAAACGCCCGATTTCCATACTGGATGGCATTTATGATATATGGCAAGAAGTTCCTCGGAGGAAAAATAATATTATGGTTCCAAGTAAAAGAGTTGAAATTGATGCCGAGTATGATACTGTCATATACTGGAAGCAGCGAGCCACGCACTTGGAGAAAATGCTGGAAGCAAGCATGCAGAGAGAGCAGCTACTCATGGAAAAGTTGCAGGAAAGCATAAAAAATCTGGAAAAACAGTCTTCACCAGTAGAAGAGTTGTCCCAAGTTCTTAAAAGAGCAGATAATTTCTTACATTTTGTACTTCAAACTGCACCCGTTGTGTTTGGGCATCAG GATAAAGAGCTGCGGTATCGCTTTATTTATAACCATTTTCCAAGTTTACAAGAGGAG GACATTTTAGGAAAAACAGATGTGGAAATTTTTACTGGATCTGGTGTTAAGGAGTCTCAGGATTTTAAAAAAGAAGTGATGGATAAAGGATTGCCTGCAAAAAGAGAAATCACATTTGAGACAGAACTATTTGGGTCGAAAACGTTCTTGATATATGTGGAACCTGTTTTCAGCAAGGCAGGGGAGACTATTGGTATAAATTACATGGGCATGGATATAACAGATCAG GTACGGAAAAGGGAAAGGATGATAAAGATACGAGAGGAGATTGCCGTACAAAAGGCAAAGGAAACAGAACTCAACAGAACCATACACATAACAG AGGAGACAATGCGTGCAAAACAGATGCTGGCAACCATGTCTCATGAGATAAGATCTCCTCTATCTGGGGTTGTTAGCATGGCAGAGATCTTGGCCACAACCAAACTTGACCGAGAGCAAAGACAATTGTTAGATGTTATGATATCTTCAGGAGATTTGGTCCTTCAACTTATAAATGACATCCTTGACCTTTCCAAGGTTGAATCAG GTGTCATGAAGTTGGAGGCTACAAAATTCCGACCGAGAGAGGTTGTAAAGCATGTTCTCCAGACAGCTGCAGCATCATTGCGGAAGATTCTTACGTTGGAAGGAAATGTAGCAGATGATGTTCCTATTGAG GTCATAGGAGATGTGCTAAGAATTCGACAAATTCTCACCAACTTGATCAG CAATGCGATCAAGTTTACACATGAAGGAAAGGTAGGAGTAAAACTTTATGTAGTCCCCGAGCCGCCTTTTGCAAAAGAAGGATCTCAGAACGGGTCTGCTGGATCAACTGCTAATCAATCCACAACTAATGTACCGAAAGAAGAGACATGTACATCAACGTCTCAAACTAGCAGTGATCAGAGAGGATTTCGTGGTAAGAAACACGAAGATTCTTGCCAAGACCGTTCACAAAGTGAACGTGGTACTCCAGTAACGAATGGAACAATAGATGTAACCGAGGAGCAAGCAGAATTACCTGAAACAACAGTTTGGATTCGCTGTGATGTATATGACACTGGAATTGGCATACCTG AAAATGCTTTACCCACACTTTTTAAGAAGTACATGCAAGTCAGTGCCGATCATGCCCGTAAGTATGGTGGGACAGGACTGGGCCTCGCAATATGTAAACAGCTG GTTGAGTTAATGGGCGGCCGTCTCACTGTGTCTAGCCAAGTGCATTGCGGTTCTACATTTACATTTATCTTACCTTACAAGGTTTCTCTATCATGTGATCATTCTGATGACCCGGATGACGACCTCTCAGATATGGATGATCATGGTGCTACGGATGATGATGCAACGGCTGGCTTTTTCCAATTCCAGCCACGTACTTTGGGTTCCCTATTTTCTTCTAATGGATCTAGCAGAACCCAAAATTTATTACCACATAATATTGGCTATGTGAATTCGCATAAAATTAATGGGTTCTCAGAGAATTGCTATTCATTTCCCATGAGTAATGGTCAAACAAAGGAGATGGATTTAGTTGAGGATGCTTGTTCTGTTGCTGAAGCTTTAGAGATATCACCTGAGCCTGAAAGTTCATTTAGTCACAGCCCAGACCACGATAATGAAAGTGCAATTTGCAGAGACGAGCATCATCACAATGTTGTAAATGCTGAGAACAGAGTTTCTACCAGAGATGTGTCAAGTTGCTCAGAGACAAGCAGAGAGGTGGATGTGAAAGTGAAGATAACTGAGCCCCAGCTACCAGCGGAGAGGCAGGAGAGATCTGACAGCGGTTTTCAGTCCACTTTAAACAGCAGCCGAGAAGCATCAAATTCTATCTCAAAGCCAAAGATCCTCCTGGTGGaagataataaaattaatgtaatGGTGACGCGGTCAATGATGAAGCAGTTAGGCCACACAATAGATGTTGTGAACAATGGTGTAGAAGCTGTCCGTGCAATTCAGTACCATAGTTATGATCTTGTCTTGATG GATGTGTGCATGCCGGTCATGGATGGTCTTCAAACAACGAGATTGATTCGTTCCTTTGAGGAAACTGGTAATTGGGATGAAGCAGCAAAGGCTGGGATAGAGAAGCCTTCACCATCTTCTGATTCATTACAACCAGATTGTACACCTCCAAAGCGTATCCCCATAATTGCA ATGACAGCAAATGCATTGTCGGAGAGTGCTGATGAGTGTTCTGCAAATGGCATGGACTCGTTTATTTCAAAGCCTGTAACTTTCCAAAAACTGAAAGAGTGTCTCGAGCAATATTTGCCATGA